One Pseudonocardia sediminis DNA window includes the following coding sequences:
- a CDS encoding thiamine pyrophosphate-binding protein, whose protein sequence is MTDTASPLPPRTTVGAYLATRLVQLQATHVFGLPGDYNLSLLDEMLTVDGWTWVGSTNELNAAYAADGFARVGRRPAAILTTYGVGELSALNGVAGSYAEDVPVVHIVGMPSRSSMESGAPLHHTFLDGDFRRFERMSREITVMQTVVGPGNAAQEIDRVLRGALEASKPVYIGVPLDVATATVSAEPLATPLLTPESEPGAVEEFRDALRSRLAGRSRVVVLAGPRVHRRGLEHLVAALAELPGVQVASQSSAKAILDEDHPASLGTYLGATTQSDAAREIVDTAPLLVMLGTVHSDFTTGFFTHGYDPASAVNLAIDQARIGRAVYPGVRLEDSLQVLHELVAGSAFEAVETPPIPAPRPGPEASAGDALDQERFWAEIQR, encoded by the coding sequence ATGACTGACACCGCCTCTCCCCTCCCCCCGCGCACGACCGTCGGCGCCTACCTCGCGACCCGGCTGGTCCAGCTGCAGGCCACCCACGTGTTCGGCCTGCCCGGCGACTACAACCTCTCGCTCCTCGACGAGATGCTCACCGTCGACGGGTGGACGTGGGTCGGCTCGACCAACGAGCTCAACGCCGCCTACGCCGCCGACGGCTTCGCCCGCGTCGGGCGCCGGCCGGCCGCGATCCTGACGACCTACGGCGTCGGGGAGCTCTCCGCCCTCAACGGGGTCGCCGGCAGCTACGCCGAGGACGTCCCGGTCGTGCACATCGTGGGCATGCCGTCCCGGTCGTCGATGGAGAGCGGGGCGCCGCTGCACCACACCTTCCTCGACGGCGACTTCCGCCGCTTCGAGCGGATGTCGCGGGAGATCACCGTGATGCAGACCGTCGTCGGGCCGGGCAACGCCGCCCAGGAGATCGACCGGGTGCTGCGCGGGGCGCTGGAGGCGAGCAAGCCCGTCTACATCGGGGTCCCCCTCGACGTCGCCACCGCGACCGTCTCCGCCGAGCCCCTCGCGACGCCGCTGCTCACCCCGGAGAGCGAGCCCGGGGCCGTCGAGGAGTTCCGGGACGCGCTGCGGTCGCGGCTCGCGGGCCGGTCTCGCGTCGTCGTGCTGGCCGGTCCCCGGGTGCACCGGCGCGGACTCGAGCACCTGGTCGCCGCGCTCGCCGAGCTGCCCGGCGTGCAGGTGGCGTCGCAGTCGAGCGCGAAGGCGATCCTGGACGAGGACCATCCCGCCAGCCTGGGCACCTACCTCGGCGCCACCACGCAGTCCGACGCCGCCCGCGAGATCGTCGACACCGCGCCGCTGCTGGTCATGCTCGGCACCGTCCACAGCGACTTCACCACCGGGTTCTTCACCCACGGCTACGACCCGGCCTCGGCGGTGAACCTGGCGATCGACCAGGCCCGGATCGGGCGGGCGGTCTACCCGGGCGTCCGGCTGGAGGACTCCCTGCAGGTCCTGCACGAGCTGGTGGCCGGGAGCGCGTTCGAGGCCGTCGAGACACCGCCGATCCCGGCGCCGCGGCCCGGTCCGGAGGCCTCGGCCGGTGACGCGCTGGACCAGGAACGGTTCTGGGCGGAGATCCAGCGGTAA
- a CDS encoding prolyl oligopeptidase family serine peptidase — protein sequence MTTGLVALAVATGGVSTTDGGTAAVRTAAAVSATSAPAAESITIDGKEYPDPLRLDNGDAVTGTSSWEGTRRAELLAGFRKNVYGQTLPKPTRQTFSVTPTSTSGVTRKIVKITVTGPQGTGSFTLRLFVPKTGTTPRGTFLMIDHRGAVTDSPTQSSEYAPVSKITAAGYAFASIDAGSIAPDDSGSYRSKMINLFHPSSQSLPSDAGRTISAWAWGASRAMDYLQSDPDIDPSKVAVIGHSRGGKASLWAGAQDQRFAAVITNDSGSTGTKLARRGDGGVGAETVSRINSSFPHWFPQTYKAYNGRESSLPVDQHELLALVAPRRVVVGSATEDSNADPKGEFLSYVAASKVYDLYGLGDTGLPSTSWKPATDKDFRGPAMSYHLRSGGHGLLAADWNIYLKGDLFSR from the coding sequence GTGACGACGGGGCTCGTCGCCCTGGCCGTCGCCACCGGAGGTGTGTCCACGACGGACGGCGGAACGGCGGCCGTCCGGACGGCCGCCGCCGTGTCGGCGACGAGCGCGCCGGCGGCGGAGTCGATCACGATCGACGGGAAGGAGTACCCGGACCCGCTGCGCCTGGACAACGGCGACGCCGTGACCGGCACGTCGTCGTGGGAGGGCACCCGCCGCGCGGAGCTGCTGGCCGGCTTCCGGAAGAACGTCTACGGACAGACCCTGCCCAAGCCCACCAGACAGACGTTCAGTGTGACGCCCACGAGCACCTCCGGGGTCACCCGCAAGATCGTCAAGATCACGGTCACCGGGCCGCAGGGGACGGGCAGCTTCACGTTGCGGCTGTTCGTCCCGAAGACCGGCACCACGCCGCGCGGGACGTTCCTGATGATCGACCACCGCGGCGCCGTCACCGACTCGCCGACGCAGTCGTCGGAGTACGCGCCGGTCTCGAAGATCACCGCCGCCGGCTACGCGTTCGCCTCCATCGACGCCGGCTCCATCGCACCGGACGACAGTGGCAGCTACCGCAGCAAGATGATCAACCTGTTCCACCCGTCCTCGCAGAGCCTGCCTTCCGACGCCGGCCGGACCATCAGCGCCTGGGCGTGGGGCGCCAGCCGCGCCATGGACTACCTGCAGAGCGACCCCGACATCGACCCGTCGAAGGTGGCGGTCATCGGTCACTCCCGGGGCGGCAAGGCGTCGCTGTGGGCCGGTGCCCAGGACCAGCGGTTCGCCGCGGTCATCACGAACGACTCCGGGTCGACCGGCACCAAGCTCGCCCGGCGCGGGGACGGCGGTGTCGGCGCCGAGACGGTCTCGCGCATCAACAGCTCCTTCCCGCACTGGTTCCCGCAGACCTACAAGGCCTACAACGGTCGTGAGAGCTCGCTGCCGGTCGACCAGCACGAGCTGCTGGCCCTGGTCGCACCACGACGCGTGGTCGTGGGCAGTGCGACGGAGGACTCGAACGCCGACCCGAAGGGCGAGTTCCTGTCCTACGTCGCCGCGTCGAAGGTCTACGACCTCTACGGGCTGGGGGACACCGGCCTGCCGTCGACGAGCTGGAAGCCGGCGACCGACAAGGACTTCCGCGGTCCGGCCATGAGCTACCACCTGCGCTCCGGCGGGCACGGCCTGCTGGCCGCGGACTGGAACATCTACCTCAAGGGCGACCTGTTCTCGCGGTAG
- a CDS encoding TerC family protein has translation MDVPGIVWGLTVLGIVGLLVFDFVFHVRKAHIPTLKEAGAWSAVYVGIAIVFGLGVWWFGGADMGTEYFAGYVTEKALSVDNLFVFLIIMASFSVPRADQQKVLLFGIVFSLIARTGFIFVGAALINSFAWVFYIFGAILLLTAVNLLRPDDGNEGENIMVRLARRLFHTSEHYDGDRLFTRENGRRVMTPMLLVMVAIGGTDILFALDSIPAIFGLTQNTFIVFTATAFSLMGLRQLYFLIDGLLDRLIYLSYGLAAILGFIGVKLILHALHENTLPFLNGGEPLGVPEISTGLSLSVIIGVLAVTVVASLISPKGRATAAASAVRRSATAYLEADEPAERERTWNDLVSSEHSLEGLSEEQRATLRADEELTDLLDRAHARQG, from the coding sequence ATGGACGTCCCGGGCATCGTCTGGGGCCTGACGGTCCTGGGCATCGTCGGACTTCTGGTCTTCGACTTCGTGTTCCACGTGCGCAAGGCGCACATCCCGACGCTGAAGGAAGCGGGCGCGTGGTCGGCCGTCTACGTCGGCATCGCGATCGTGTTCGGCCTCGGGGTGTGGTGGTTCGGCGGCGCCGACATGGGCACCGAGTACTTCGCCGGCTACGTCACCGAGAAGGCGCTCTCGGTCGACAACCTGTTCGTCTTCCTGATCATCATGGCGAGCTTCTCGGTACCACGGGCCGACCAGCAGAAGGTCCTGCTGTTCGGCATCGTGTTCTCCCTGATCGCGCGCACCGGGTTCATCTTCGTCGGCGCCGCGCTGATCAACTCCTTCGCCTGGGTGTTCTACATCTTCGGCGCGATCCTGCTGCTCACCGCCGTCAACCTGCTCCGTCCCGACGACGGGAACGAGGGCGAGAACATCATGGTCCGCCTGGCGCGGCGGCTGTTCCACACCTCGGAGCACTACGACGGCGACCGCCTGTTCACCCGGGAGAACGGGCGCCGGGTGATGACCCCGATGCTCCTGGTCATGGTCGCGATCGGCGGCACCGACATCCTGTTCGCGCTCGACTCGATCCCGGCCATCTTCGGGCTCACGCAGAACACGTTCATCGTGTTCACCGCGACGGCGTTCTCCCTGATGGGCCTGCGCCAGCTCTACTTCCTGATCGACGGCCTGCTCGACCGGCTGATCTACCTGTCCTACGGCCTCGCGGCGATCCTGGGCTTCATCGGCGTCAAGCTGATCCTGCACGCCCTGCACGAGAACACCCTGCCGTTCCTCAACGGCGGCGAGCCGCTGGGTGTGCCGGAGATCAGCACCGGGCTCTCTCTCAGCGTGATCATCGGGGTCCTCGCCGTCACCGTCGTCGCCTCGCTCATCAGTCCGAAGGGGCGCGCGACCGCCGCGGCCTCGGCCGTGCGCCGCAGCGCCACCGCCTACCTCGAAGCCGACGAGCCGGCCGAGCGCGAGAGGACCTGGAACGACCTCGTCAGCTCGGAGCACTCGCTCGAGGGCCTGTCCGAGGAGCAGCGGGCGACGTTGCGCGCCGACGAGGAGCTGACCGACCTCCTGGATCGGGCGCATGCCCGTCAGGGGTAG
- a CDS encoding general stress protein yields MRIVGTGIRTVEQVTGRMTTGRAALAGAGSGAWIGLLFGLLFTLFTIGPWVGAVLGAVVIGAVWGALFGFVAHWATRGRRDFSSVRGVEAARYAVETEPALLDRARAVASRI; encoded by the coding sequence GTGCGCATCGTCGGTACCGGCATCCGCACCGTCGAGCAGGTCACCGGCCGGATGACGACCGGTCGCGCGGCGCTGGCCGGGGCCGGCTCCGGCGCCTGGATCGGCCTGCTGTTCGGGCTGCTGTTCACGCTGTTCACGATCGGCCCGTGGGTGGGCGCGGTCCTGGGCGCCGTCGTGATCGGTGCGGTCTGGGGTGCGCTGTTCGGGTTCGTCGCGCACTGGGCGACCCGCGGACGCCGTGACTTCTCCAGCGTCCGCGGCGTCGAGGCGGCCCGCTACGCCGTCGAGACCGAGCCGGCCCTGCTCGATCGGGCCCGCGCCGTCGCCTCCCGCATCTGA
- a CDS encoding MarR family winged helix-turn-helix transcriptional regulator: MTNRTDESPAAAAVADIVRWGNRGDVRAAMVGEAGRDLSANDIALLRSIVVSGPVRVSDLAELHGVDKSTVTPQVQRLERRGLVERGPDAGDRRAVRLSATTAGTHTWEEINRAGQAVYEHVLASWTEQERATFESLIDRFARELITGTSDWIRDRASG, from the coding sequence ATGACGAACCGGACGGACGAGAGCCCGGCCGCCGCGGCGGTCGCCGACATCGTGCGGTGGGGCAACCGCGGGGACGTGCGCGCAGCGATGGTGGGGGAGGCCGGGCGCGACCTGTCGGCGAACGACATCGCGCTGCTGCGCAGCATCGTCGTGTCCGGGCCGGTGCGGGTCTCGGATCTGGCCGAGCTGCACGGCGTCGACAAGTCCACGGTCACCCCGCAGGTCCAGCGCCTGGAGCGCCGAGGCCTGGTCGAGCGCGGTCCGGACGCCGGCGACCGGCGGGCCGTGCGGCTCAGCGCGACCACCGCGGGCACGCACACCTGGGAGGAGATCAACCGCGCCGGGCAGGCCGTCTACGAGCACGTCCTGGCGTCGTGGACCGAGCAGGAGCGTGCGACGTTCGAGTCGCTGATCGACCGCTTCGCCCGCGAGCTCATCACCGGGACGTCGGACTGGATCCGGGACCGGGCCTCGGGGTGA
- a CDS encoding thioesterase family protein yields MNDLTGLQAQRDFDVTDADTAAALGSGTVGVLGTPRLLAWLEAATVSALDGRLGDGETSVGTRVDLKHRKPSAVGSTVRCAAEVTGHDGRKLEFRATAHADDGTLLAEAAIHRAIVDESAFA; encoded by the coding sequence ATGAACGACCTCACCGGACTGCAGGCGCAGCGCGACTTCGACGTGACCGACGCCGACACCGCCGCGGCGCTCGGCAGCGGGACCGTCGGCGTCCTGGGCACACCGCGCCTGCTCGCCTGGCTCGAGGCCGCCACCGTCTCCGCACTCGACGGCCGGCTCGGCGACGGCGAGACCTCCGTGGGCACCCGGGTGGACCTGAAGCACCGCAAGCCCTCCGCGGTGGGCTCGACCGTCCGCTGCGCCGCCGAGGTCACCGGCCACGACGGCCGCAAGCTGGAGTTCCGGGCCACCGCCCACGCCGACGACGGCACGCTCCTGGCCGAGGCCGCCATCCACCGCGCGATCGTGGACGAGTCCGCCTTCGCCTGA